The following nucleotide sequence is from Juglans microcarpa x Juglans regia isolate MS1-56 chromosome 6D, Jm3101_v1.0, whole genome shotgun sequence.
GCCTACAACcatgccttggctcgtgggatgacacgcacggggcgcccagcatgcatgtATGCCTTGGCCCGCGCGATGGCACccacggggcgcccagcatgcaggcTAGCGAGGCTAACAGGCGCATGGCAGCATGCGCAGCACAGACCCGCGCGCACATGCACGCAGGGCAGGCCAGCGCGCGCATGTGCGCGGCACCAGGCGCCCCAGCGGGCCGCACGCCCAGACTCTTCGCAGTGCACAGATCCGCGCGCACACCAGTGGGCCGCATGGCCCTGCGAGCACCCAGGCGCCGCACAGGCAAGCCAGCCCGCGTGCGCGCGCGGGCGCACACGCCCAGGTTGACCATGCCGCACACCCGCATGGCCTTAGCAGCTCCTGCCGCACATCAGATTGACATGGGCCCTTGCCGCATGCCAGCACGCCCACGCCCACCCTGCAGAGcaccagcgaggttagtggcacgccccatggcatgccatccagcgcacagCTCCAGCCCGTGCCATGCAGCCAACGTCCAAGCCACCCACTTAGACCATGCCGAACCAACACTTAGCCATGGGCTAACCAACCAACATGCAACCacttagcccaccatgggcccgAGCATGTCACACCATGGTTTAGTCCATgactctattttattattttatttacttgatcttttaattaattgttatttactttgaagggaccattttagggtttccaagttgtaaccTATAAATAGGAACCTTAGTCATTTCATGtggatcttttggcaaattcccttgTGGGTAgacttttgttcttgagattaCATTTCGGTGCTAgagcacttgggctttttgggtgcaatctgtgaatcccaaagagaggatcataccttgcaattcgtgaataggtgtgattcatttatctatCTTGTTtcacaacttggtgcaattcgtgaattcAAGTTGTTGTTCTATTCTTTATGTTCAAGTCCATCAATAAAgaggtttatttcatctatgtgcaattcgtgaatcatagtTGAATTGGCTATCTTTGTTCACTTGTTCTTgacaattttaatatttgttcttTGTGTTCATCATTTGTTCATTGGTGATATCCATTCCATTACAATCATCCAATCCGAACCAACACCAATTTCGACCAACACAAGTGTTAGTCAACTTCCCATAGTTGAGTGATTCCTTGTGATACCCTAGCCGCATCCTTCCATAAGCAATCAAGGCTAATTCGGCAATCACTTGCCTAATTTAACTTGCCCTAGCCGACACCGATACTTCCCATAATTagagttcctataatttaggaaccctaattgACCTTTTCCTACCATATCCGGCCATATCCTTGTTTCCTTCTAAATCCCACAAATTTAAGAAACATTCCTAAATCCAAAACCCAAGCCGTCCAACTCCTCCACCCTTGTCCAAACCCTAGCCGACCAACATTCCTtccgaaaccctaaacactAACCCAAAGTGGAGCCAACCCTAGCACCTCCTAGTGCCGTGCGCCCACAACCATTCCTAGCCATACACTACCTTGAACCATTTCCTTGTTACCATCATTCTTCTAGCCTAAACGCCTAACCTCACCATATCATCTCAACCTATTGGTCACCTTGACCATCATTGGACGTGGACCAAGCAAGAGAAGAACTATGACTCGGTCATATTGAGGCAAGCTTTGGATTAGCAAGGCAAGTATTTGGGGACttgaccggggtccctaacaaaACCCCACCCCTTGCCCTTGCATgggtgggtagcacccctataACAAATACCAAAGAATCTCTTAGCATGATGTGGTATATGTATTTTAAGTAGTTCTTTATTAGTAAATAGGCGCCTTGGGATGACAAgatctataaaataaagaagagaaatgctacaaatataaaaagatcctataaaattataaaaagtaatttcacaaactgaaattgtttcatataatacgttagatctactctataataaaaataattttacaatttaatgtacAACATCAAGCCACGCgcatcaatttatgagtttattcttatagaatctttttgtgaatgaaacatttatcaataaaaaataatatacttcaaTAATTTAAGTTTAAAGAGTTCCGCATGAGGATATCTTGACCATCTCCCACCTTACCCTAATTGTTTTTCCTCTCCATCCGAACCATGCTtttttcaaccaagttttttgTGAAATGTAAGCTTCACGCGtggaattttatatatatatatatatatatatatagataatgacGGTACTTCTGTTCTATTACTTTGGCAGCTGAAGTTCGTGCGTGTATGTGTGCTAGATCTAGATTGGacacttaaaatcattaatttaggtctcgtttgttttcacagttcatctcaactcatctcatttaatccttacaatatttttaaattctcacacaaaatataataaacaattcaattttttcaaatctcaattcaacatttttaaatcctaaaataaaaataatattaaaaaatatattttaacaatattttatttaactttcaatattcatctcaactcatctcattttaactcaaaaaataaaggcATAATGGTgttaaaaatctaatattgaagtTTGCTAGCCAGTTCTGGGAATCAAAGCCCGACACGAAAAATTAGAGATCATGATCATCTCCAGAAGTCGAACTAGCTGGGATTCCTTATTGACTCCAAATTTAAACACTCTTTTAGGAGGAGGACCACCTTAGTAAGTCTTATGTATGAACGCGTACATAAATCAATGAAGACTAAAAATCTTGGACGAGTTTTTTGTGGTTGGACAATTAAGTACATGACTAGAGCATGATGTCGCTATATACGATCATGAAAAGACGTTTACTATGAATATTGACAAATTTTTAGAACCCTAACTCGGTCAAATTAAATACAATCGATCGACTCAACAGCACACATGCAAACAATATgaaatctaatatatattaattccgTGTCGGCGTCAAGTAGTAGCTGTGCATATGATTGTTCTTAGAACGGAGACATTTCTCCTAATCAAACATCTGTACGTACGACGACCGTAAGCTTCACGAATGTGAAAAATATACAGATTCTTTTTCTAGAATGTCATGTACATGTATTTGGGCAGTTTTTGTTCAGTTCTTAGTCTAGTACTCTACAGTAGTCTGGAATCTAGTGAAAAAAATGGCTTTGGCGGCCATTTCAGATGGAGGAAGTCACCAAACGTACCGTGACCGTTTTTAGTACCCTAGAACTTATATTAAACTCTTACGTTAATCTGGAAAGTTGAACCATTTAATTTGCAGGAAGAAAGATTTATACGTTTTTTGGGTTCAAGATCATCTGATTTTTCAACCTTATGGTCATTATCAAAGCTCCTTCAACTCAGGggaagcattttttttcctctatgaAGAAATTGAGCATGCATGCGTGTGAGTGCATAGAAGCATTGAAAAGGATGGTTTTCCAGAGAGGGCTGAATGTTATTTGTTGTGCATGAGGAATATGGCAAAGGAGAAAGTTACGTGTCATCATGTGGAGTACATTTGGTCGAAAGGACGGCACAAAAAGCCAATTTTTATCCACGAAATTAACTAGTACTTGTCTCTATTGTCCGGGTCTTCATGTCAAATTGTCTTTTGAGGCATCCAAACTAGTTAAATTGttgtattaaattaattaatgttacATATATAGTCGTGGAATGCGCAAGTACtatgtaatcgttttaaaaaacgAGGGAGgtatactatttaaaaattattattattattattattttcatgtggTCGCcaaatttactcacttttttcaaagagattatataGCACTTGCACACTCcatgattgtaaatataatttctctttttttaagcTTTTGATACTTGCGAATTGTATTTTTGCTAAATATGATTGTTTAGATTAGGTTCatttggatacttagaatatctcaatatatctatgaatagtagtgaaatagtttgagtgaaatatattttattagattttagaaaatgtgagagaaaaaattgaataaaaatattataaagttaaaaaattgtttgaatatataattttttaatattatctttgttttgaaatttggaaaaaatgtattattttttgtgttttatttgggactttggaaaagttataatgaatagatgaaaaaattaaaaaattaaaaattaaaagtattttatatttgagtgatgttcgaaaatgaaatatatgagaataaatGACAATAATCGTGTTGCCAAACGGACTCTTACACGCCCCTAGGTCTCTAGATGTATTGTTGGGCCTAAATTGTTTTAATATCCATGCACTTTAATCACGGCCTTAAAAATTTTGGTCAAGGGACATCCCATTAACATATGTTAAAACATCAAATAGAAATGAACTCTCCGcttgtttattttctcaaaCACTCATATCAAACACAACGATGGTAATAGATCTACGGCACGATGGATGAAGAATGTTCAAGCCACCAAATCCAAACATAATAAGTGATCTGGAACCAAGGCCCAAACATCTGAGACACTTGGTCAAAATAGTCCTGTATTTTCGAACAAGGCCCAACTTGAAGGCCGTATGTACGTATGGTTGATCTACTTATTTAGACTtggattggttttttttttttttttatttaaaaaataaaataaaatatacttatgatatttgaaaataaaataaaacaaaataagatcATCGTCTAACAAAACGATTAGCAAAACCGCATCGATCCAAattcagaaataaaaaataggggGAGGAACTAAACCAAGCTAGCTAAGTAATTGTTATATACatgcagaaaatgaaaaaacttaTAATTAAGCAGATCAGTATTGATCAAGCGTTATTTACCCTATTGCCCATCTGAATATCTCCTGATCCAGGGCCGCCAGAAGCAGTACTCTTGTCTTCTTCAGAACAAACAAACTTGCGCCAGTAAGGGTGATTTCGCCACACAATTGACATTTCTTCAATGGGGACACCCTTAGTCTCCGGCAGGAACTTGTAAATGAAGAAACTCATTACCACTACCCAGAATGCAAAGAAGATGAACAGCCCAAACTTCAGATGGCACAACATTGAGGTGAAGACTTGCGCAATGGCAAAGGTGAAGATCATGTTCACGGAAACATTGATACTCTGAGCAGCAGACCTGATTTCCAGTGGGAAGATTTCACTGGGAACCAACCACCCTAGAGGACCCCATGACCATGCAAATCCAGCAACGTAAATGCAGATGAAGAACACCAATCCAAAAGCATACCACTTCGGCAATTCACCGGGGTTTCCAGTCATTCCAAATTTAGCAGCAATTGCTATTGTAATTATAACCTgtatttgcattaaaaaaaataaaaaatcaaatatgcaTGTAAATTAATAAGAAGCGCAAGATATAGCCATACAAAGGAATCCAATTATAAAGAGAGACTTagaattatgatatatatacctGACATATGAACATTTGAGCGCCACCCTGAAGGAAAAGGGTCCTTCTTCCCCACCTGTCAACACTAAAAATTGAAACCAGGGTTGCGAGAGAATTAACACTACCGGTAATCACAGCAGACATGAGCGAAGCACTGCTTCCGAAACCAATGGTTTTGAACAAAACAGGAGCATAAAAGGTGATCACGTTCATGCCAGTGAGCTGCTGGAAAAAGGGAATGCAAATGGCCATTGTGAGTTGAGGCCTGTACTTCCTTTGGAAAATGGTAGCCCAAGGATGTTTTACTAATTTAGACGCTTCGCTGGCCGCCACAAGATCATTGAATTCCTCGTCTACGTTGGAAATACCTCGGATCTTCACAAGTTGTTCCTTGGCCTCGTCGTAATGGTTACGCTCTATCAGAGAGTTTGGAGTGTCTGGAAGACAAAACGAACCTATAATGATAATTAAAGCAGGGACCATGGCACCACCCAAGCTCAAGCGCCATCCCCAACCACCCTCAATCTGAGAGAAGAAGTAGTTCAGAAGATTGGCAATGAGGATGCCAATTGTAATTGCCAATTGGAACATCATGTTGAGAGCACCTCGGTATTTATATGGAGCCATCTCAGAGACGTAAATTGGCACAGACTGCAAACAAACATATAATAACTCAGATAATCATCATGTACGTATGCTTAATAATTCAGACGTGTGAATCTGAA
It contains:
- the LOC121234103 gene encoding sugar transport protein 12-like, giving the protein MAGGVIASSDGRDYPGKLTFKVFMTCVVAATGGLIFGYDLGISGGVTSMDSFLEKFFPAVYKKEAAVKPSDDQYCKFDSQTLTLFTSSLYLAALIASIFASTITRHFGRRTTMLWGGILFCVGALVNGFADRVWMLIVGRMLLGFGIGCANQSVPIYVSEMAPYKYRGALNMMFQLAITIGILIANLLNYFFSQIEGGWGWRLSLGGAMVPALIIIIGSFCLPDTPNSLIERNHYDEAKEQLVKIRGISNVDEEFNDLVAASEASKLVKHPWATIFQRKYRPQLTMAICIPFFQQLTGMNVITFYAPVLFKTIGFGSSASLMSAVITGSVNSLATLVSIFSVDRWGRRTLFLQGGAQMFICQVIITIAIAAKFGMTGNPGELPKWYAFGLVFFICIYVAGFAWSWGPLGWLVPSEIFPLEIRSAAQSINVSVNMIFTFAIAQVFTSMLCHLKFGLFIFFAFWVVVMSFFIYKFLPETKGVPIEEMSIVWRNHPYWRKFVCSEEDKSTASGGPGSGDIQMGNRVNNA